The Roseimicrobium gellanilyticum sequence TCCTCGACGGCAACTGGCGGCTCAAAATAGCACCCTCGAAAGAGAAGGACGTCCCAGGCTGGGTGCAACTGAGTAGCCGACGCTGGCGCTACATCACCCGGCAACTGATCGGTAACTACCCGGAGTGGAAAGTTGCGGTGCCGGACGCAGCGTCCACCAAGACCACCCTGGTCCTCAATGCTGACTCCGTGGAACAGATCCAACAGGCCATCAATCGCCTGCCCTGCCATGAGCCACTACATCAGACCATCGGCATAGCCTGGGAGCATGGTGAAGCCGCCCTGCTGGCAAGAGCGCCTGAAGACCAGGACTGGACCCGGGTGCCCCTGCCCAAGGTAGAGGCAAAAGGTCCTGACCTGCGCGCCTTTGTGGATCGGCGATTCCTGGCCAAAGCGCTGGACTTCGGTCTGCACACCATCGGCCTCATCGACGAAATCTCACCCCTGCGGTTCACCGAAGGCGGACGCCAGATGATCGTCATGCCCTTGCGTCCGAACGGTCCGAGCGAAGCTGCACCCAGTACGTCAGAAGCGCCAGCAAAGGTGGCGAAGGCCGCTATAGCACAAGCAACGCCTACGCCTGCGCTAAAACAAACTGAGGCCAGCCCGACGTCGTTCGCGACGCCACCCATCGAGGCCTCTCTCCAAAGCGGCGAGGTCAATGCCTCGCCAAACTCGGCCAATAAGAGTCAGATGGAACAAGCCATCGAACTGGTGGACGAACTCCGCGCCTACCATAGCCAGTCCCAGGACAAACTCCGCGATCTCGGCACCAAGCTGCGGATCGCGCTCCGTGAACAAAAGGCAGGCACCAAGGAACTCCACACGTTCCGTCAGCGCCTGCGTGCCTTACAGGCCGTTCAGTTCTGACCGACTTCGCTCAACTCCGCAACCACTCCGGCCCGTGCAGCATCCCGCTGCATGGGCCTCTTTATTTGAGCCTCACTATAAGAAAGGAACCACCATCATGTATGACAATGCTCTTGCACTCCCGGTCGTCGCGACTCCTCCCGTTCAGGCTCGGCGACACCATCCAAATCTCATCCTCCATTGCGGTGCCCGTCTCGCCACATTGGAAGAAGTCGCCAAAGTTCGCACTCCACCATCAACTGCGACCTGGCAACCTATCCCCCACGCGACACTTATTCAAACCATCGAGCGGACGCTGGCAGCCTCCAACCTTCGCTTGGGCAGCGTGGCCCACAGCCTAGATGCCGAAGGCAATCGCTACTTCGGTCTCATGGAAATCATGGGCCGCAGCGCCAGTCAGGACTACTGCTGGGTGCTCGGCCTGCGCAACAGCCATGACAAGACATTCCCCGCGGGTATCGTCGCTGGTGCCACCGTGTTCTGCTGCGACAACCTCAGCTTCTCCGGCGAGGTCAAATTCGCCAGGAAGCACACGCGCTTCATCATGCGGGATCTACCCCAACTCACGGAGCGGGCCGTGGGACGCCTCATGACCAAATGGCACGATCAAGACAAGCGTATCGGTGCTTACAAGGAAGCCGACATCGACGACGCCAGCGCCCACGACCTCGTCATCCGCGCCACGGATGTCGGAGTCTGCAGCAACCGGCTCATTCCCTCGGTGCTTCATGAGTGGCGCAAACCACGCCATGAGGCATTTGAACCCCGGAATGTTTGGTCGCTGTTCAATGCATTCACAGAGTCACTCAAAGATGGCAACCTGGCTGAGCTT is a genomic window containing:
- a CDS encoding DNA polymerase III subunit beta, translated to MNPISLPLNELKPALTGLSKVINRHATLPILGGIQVERTSDGWVCLTATDLDRFVTMRLEQPDQGGPCTMVVSFEDLHRLSKNCGKGDTLRLEPASVDTALLKFPLAAQTGEAKIRAFPVGEFPEVPKLKGEPISLTETLRQSLLEALECSSSDPGRYILQSACIDVSKPGAHYVVGTDGRHLYSSNSFTLPLTQSMVLPKHKFLGWRDFVLDGNWRLKIAPSKEKDVPGWVQLSSRRWRYITRQLIGNYPEWKVAVPDAASTKTTLVLNADSVEQIQQAINRLPCHEPLHQTIGIAWEHGEAALLARAPEDQDWTRVPLPKVEAKGPDLRAFVDRRFLAKALDFGLHTIGLIDEISPLRFTEGGRQMIVMPLRPNGPSEAAPSTSEAPAKVAKAAIAQATPTPALKQTEASPTSFATPPIEASLQSGEVNASPNSANKSQMEQAIELVDELRAYHSQSQDKLRDLGTKLRIALREQKAGTKELHTFRQRLRALQAVQF
- a CDS encoding DUF932 domain-containing protein, which produces MAHSLDAEGNRYFGLMEIMGRSASQDYCWVLGLRNSHDKTFPAGIVAGATVFCCDNLSFSGEVKFARKHTRFIMRDLPQLTERAVGRLMTKWHDQDKRIGAYKEADIDDASAHDLVIRATDVGVCSNRLIPSVLHEWRKPRHEAFEPRNVWSLFNAFTESLKDGNLAELPKRTEALHGLLDTHVGLGLN